In the genome of Eriocheir sinensis breed Jianghai 21 chromosome 44, ASM2467909v1, whole genome shotgun sequence, one region contains:
- the LOC126980587 gene encoding regulator of G-protein signaling 9-binding protein-like yields the protein MWGRGGGAGAGGGGGGGSHGSLNALGGGPAGGLAGRTMWIPYCSHPDTRNLPIPLEFAGKTECLKLIRELNRETSSYRHLAVGLGGSGDCEQLRDELKRSRRRAQDIARQAKNKLNPYLLETDPVRPEVARLWRILFCCIRVLEQEMLRTLTLQHTFGLHLGPVGLINTGVHEYGGSHRPGPPPLDGHDLPLDDRQAIERAEVNQLHKELIDLRNLINVMESSLDLKAWAVDDITEKQLLAAINDDSASFRDNYESGASEAESGGDESVSTLQRRRYICYILSCVVAVFLLGTILGILLAVLT from the exons ATGTGGGGTCGCGGCGGGGGTGCGGGCGCgggcgggggtgggggcgggggcagCCACGGGTCCCTCAACGCCCTCGGGGGTGGTCCAGCGGGGGGCCTGGCGGGGCGCACCATGTGGATTCCCTACTGCTCGCACCCCGACACACGTAACCTGCCCATCCCCCTCGAGTTCGCCGGCAAGACTGAGTGTTTGAAG CTTATAAGGGAACTAAACCGCGAGACCTCGAGCTACCGTCATCTGGCCGTGGGTCTGGGCGGCAGCGGCGACTGTGAGCAGCTGAGGGACGAGCTCAAGCGGTCCCGACGGAGGGCGCAGGACATCGCGAGGCAGGCCAAGAACAAGCTCAACCCCTATCTGCtgga GACCGACCCCGTGAGGCCTGAGGTGGCGAGGCTGTGGCGGATACTCTTCTGCTGCATTAGAGTCTTGG AGCAGGAAATGCTGCGGACGCTCACCCTGCAGCACACCTTTGGGCTGCACCTGGGGCCTGTGGGACTTATCAACACAGGGGTGCACGAGTACGGGGGGAGCCACCGCCCCGGCCCACCCCCCCTGGACGGCCATGACCTCCCACTGGATGACAGACAGGCCATTGAGAGGGCAGAGGTCAACCAGCTACACAA GGAGCTTATTGACCTGCGTAACCTGATCAACGTGATGGAGAGCAGCCTGGACCTCAAGGCCTGGGCGGTGGACGACATCACCGAGAAACAGCTGCTGGCCGCCATCAACGACGACTCTGCTTCCTTCCGCGACAACTACGAGTCTGGGGCGTCCGAGGCGGAGTCTGGG GGCGATGAGAGCGTCAGCACCCTACAGCGTCGACGGTACATCTGCTACATCCTGAGCTGTGTGGTGGCCGTCTTCCTGCTCGGGACTATCCTCGGCATCCTCCTGGCAGTCCTCACCTAG
- the LOC126980592 gene encoding 60S ribosomal protein L6-like produces the protein MVQTKMVRRSVKPGGLRFGKPKSKQQVPEKPKTFVEKPIGGEKNGGTRKVRVKKLPAYYASQPNPKKRAKRIKRNTKPLRSTITPGTICILLAGIHKGKKVVFLKQLKSGLCLVTGPFKINACPLRRVNQIYLIATATKLDISSFGVPKHLNDKYFRRIKAKRPKKEEGDIFEQKQEKYTPSVQRKKDQAVVDGMVMSAIRKRQDKKMLFGYLGTPFGLRNKMYPHRLKF, from the exons ATGGTGCAGACCAAGATGGTCCGCCGCTCGGTGAAGCCGGGTGGCCTGCGTTTCGGCAAACCCAAGagcaag CAGCAGGTGCCGGAGAAGCCCAAGACCTTCGTGGAGAAGCCCATCGGCGGTGAGAAGAACGGAGGGACGCGTAAGGTGCGCGTCAAGAAGCTGCCCGCATACTATGCCTCACAGCCCAACCCCAAGAAGAGGGCCAAGCGCATCAA GCGTAACACCAAGCCCCTGCGGTCCACCATCACACCCGGCACCATTTGTATCCTGCTGGCGGGCATCCACAAGGGCAAGAAGGTGGTGTTCCTCAAGCAGCTCAAGAGTGGCCTCTGCCTTGTGACTG GCCCCTTCAAGATCAACGCCTGCCCCTTGCGCCGCGTCAACCAGATTTACCTGATCGCCACCGCCACCAAGCTGGACATCAGTTCCTTCGGCGTCCCCAAGCACCTCAACGACAAGTACTTCAGGCGCATCAAGGCCAAGCGCcccaagaaggaggaaggggacatCTTTGAGCAGAAGCAGGAG AAATACACACCATCTGTCCAGCGCAAGAAGGACCAGGCAGTGGTGGACGGCATGGTCATGTCCGCCATCCGCAAGCGCCAGGACAAGAAGATGCTGTTCGGGTACCTTGGCACTCCATTCGGTCTCAGGAACAAAATGTACCCACACAGGCTGAAGTTCTAA